TGGGCAGCAACACGGTCACACCGCTCAGATTGGGCAGACGGGATCGCTCCTGGGCGATGATTTCACGCGCCGCAGCCGCAAGCAACTGATCCGGCGCCAGCGCGTAATTGCTTAAACCGCTCATTTCAGCATGAACCGCATACCCAGCATGGCACAGGCGGTCAGCACCACGCCTATGGCAAAATTGAGCCAGAAGGGCCAATGGCTGCGCGGCTCGAACACAAATGGCAAGAAAAACAACAACGAAGGCGGGACCAGAAAGAAAATATCGCGCGCGAAAGCGTTCACCCTCGCAATGTCCCTGGTATCCCAGTAAAGCCACGCCATGGCCAGCATTGAAGTAATCGGCAAAGCAATAACCACCGCCCCCCAAAAGGGGGAACGCTTGGCCATTTCCACTGCCGCGAGCAAAACCGCCACGCTGACTAAAACTTTAACCACCAGCATCAATACTTCCCTAAGTCGATATTTTTGGTTAGCATAGCGTCTACATCTGTCTTTGACCACCTACAACAGACTCCACCCCGAATACGCTTCAAACCATACATTCCCACTATTTCAGAACGTTACGAGGCAAGCCATGAGCGAACATATTCATTACATCAGCGACGATTCTTTCGAGCAGGAAGTGCTCCAGTCACAAATCCCCGTGCTGGTTGACTACTGGGCTGACTGGTGCGGCCCGTGCAAGATGATCGCTCCGATCCTCGATGAAGTGGCGCAAGAATACGCGGGAAAAATCAAGATCACCAAGCTCAACATTGATGAAAATCAGGCCACACCACCCAAATTCGGCATTCGCGGCATCCCGACCCTGATGATTTTCAAGAATGGTAACGTGGAAGCCACCAAGGTGGGCGCCCTGTCGAAATCCCAGCTCACCGCCTTTATTGACAGCAACATTTAAAGCCGTTACGCTTCACCCCAATTACTCTCTTCGACTGGCAAGCGCTTAGCTTGCCAGCTCAAGTTTCACCAGCCCTACCCCCCCATTCCCGCCACACTTCTTACAAGCGCTTCCTCTCCATGCATCTATCCGATTTAAAGCAAAAACACGTTTCCGAACTGGTTGAAATGGCGATCGCCAATGAAATCGATGGCGCCAGCCGATTGCGCAAGCAGGATCTGATTTTCGCCCTGCTGAAAAATCAGGCCAAAAAAGGCGAGAGCATCTTTGGAGATGGCACGCTGGAAGTACTGCAGGACGGCTTCGGTTTTCTGCGTTCCCCTGATACCTCGTACCTGGCCGGCCCGGACGACATCTATGTCAGTCCCTCGCAGATTCGCCGTTTCAACCTGCACACCGGCGACACCATCCAGGGCGAGATCCGCACCCCCAAGGAAGGCGAGCGTTATTTCGCGCTGGTGAAAGTGGACAAGGTTAACGACGAGCCGCCGGAAAATTCCAAACACAAGATCCTGTTCGAAAACCTGACGCCGCTGTTCCCCACCCAGCCGATGATTCTCGAACGCGACATCAAGGCGGAAGAAAACATTACCGGCCGCGTCATCGACATGGTTGCACCCATCGGCAAGGGCCAGCGCGGCCTGCTGGTGGCTAGCCCGAAGAGCGGCAAAACCGTGATGCTGCA
This genomic stretch from Sulfuricella sp. harbors:
- a CDS encoding DUF3147 family protein; this encodes MMLVVKVLVSVAVLLAAVEMAKRSPFWGAVVIALPITSMLAMAWLYWDTRDIARVNAFARDIFFLVPPSLLFFLPFVFEPRSHWPFWLNFAIGVVLTACAMLGMRFMLK
- the trxA gene encoding thioredoxin TrxA; this translates as MSEHIHYISDDSFEQEVLQSQIPVLVDYWADWCGPCKMIAPILDEVAQEYAGKIKITKLNIDENQATPPKFGIRGIPTLMIFKNGNVEATKVGALSKSQLTAFIDSNI